One window of Quercus robur chromosome 5, dhQueRobu3.1, whole genome shotgun sequence genomic DNA carries:
- the LOC126726796 gene encoding patatin-like protein 7 gives MAAAAVTVVSNPMLNLEEDSSFDVDKLSYEIFSILETKFLFGYDSIPTTPLQENLKLKPITTTNNISNNNSVGKVRVLSIDGGGATDGILAATALARLESFLRRKSGNPNARIAHFFDVVAGAGAGGILAALLFTRGKDGNPIFTADQALSFLIQNRRKLFRVSPESTLRRLLRRPAKLEKLFAKTFGESTTLKDTLKTVLIPCYDLSSNGPFVFSRADAVEFDGYDFKMKDVCAATLAVGPVEMKSVDGRTKILAVNGEVAMNNPTAAAVTHVLLNKQEFPMCNGVEDLLVVSLGNGESQFDVANSIPNGTQLVRIAGDGASDMVDQAVSMAFGQCRTSNYVRIQANESLAKKHSGLKKGMNSSSKSMDMLAVTENMLEQKNVESVLFQGKKMVETTNLEKLELFAGDLIKEQERRKTSILPTVTLKQSSPSPRTSSATTLSNSTLSSC, from the exons ATGGCGGCGGCTGCAGTGACAGTAGTGTCAAACCCAATGCTCAACTTAGAAGAAGACTCTTCCTTTGACGTAGACAAGTTGTCTTATGAAATCTTCTCTATCCTTGAAACCAAGTTCCTCTTCGGCTATGATAGCATTCCCACCACTCCCCTCCAAGAAAACTTGAAATTGAAGCCCATAACCACCACCAATAACATCAGCAATAACAATTCTGTCGGAAAAGTCCGAGTCCTCTCCATAGACGGAGGCGGCGCCACCGACGGAATCCTCGCCGCCACCGCCCTCGCCCGTCTCGAATCTTTTCTCCGCCGCAAATCCGGCAACCCCAACGCCCGCATTGCCCACTTCTTCGACGTGGTGGCCGGAGCCGGCGCCGGAGGAATCCTCGCCGCCCTTCTCTTCACCCGAGGAAAAGACGGCAACCCCATTTTCACGGCCGACCAAGCACTCAGCTTCCTCATCCAGAACCGCCGCAAGCTCTTCCGGGTGTCGCCGGAAAGCACTCTCCGGCGACTCCTCCGCCGTCCGGCGAAGCTGGAGAAACTCTTCGCCAAGACTTTTGGGGAGTCAACCACCCTGAAAGACACGCTGAAGACGGTTCTGATCCCCTGCTACGACCTCTCCAGCAACGGGCCGTTCGTGTTTTCCCGCGCGGATGCCGTGGAATTCGACGGCTACGATTTCAAGATGAAGGACGTGTGTGCTGCCACGTTGGCTGTGGGCCCCGTGGAGATGAAGTCGGTGGACGGGAGGACGAAGATCTTGGCCGTGAATGGGGAGGTGGCGATGAATAATCCGACGGCTGCGGCTGTTACGCACGTGCTGCTTAACAAGCAGGAGTTTCCTATGTGCAATGGAGTTGAGGATCTGCTTGTGGTGTCTTTAGGAAATGGGGAGTCCCAATTTGATGTTGCAAATTCAATTCCCAATGGAACTCAGCTTGTTAGAATTGCCGGAGATGGAGCTTCCGATATG GTTGATCAAGCAGTTTCAATGGCATTTGGTCAGTGTAGGACAAGTAATTATGTTCGCATTCAGGCAAATGAAAGTCTAGCTAAAAAGCATAGTGGCTTGAAGAAGGGCATGAATTCTTCTAGCAAGAGCATGGACATGTTGGCCGTGACAGAAAACATGTTGGAACAGAAAAATGTGGAGTCAGTTTTATTTCAAGGGAAAAAGATGGTTGAGACCACAAATTTAGAGAAGCTAGAATTGTTTGCTGGAGATCTAATTAAAGAACAAGAGAGGAGAAAAACTAGCATTTTACCAACTGTGACATTGAAGCAGTCATCACCTTCACCAAGAACATCTTCAGCTACTACTTTATCAAATTCAACTCTATCTTCTTGCTAG